Proteins from a genomic interval of Corvus moneduloides isolate bCorMon1 chromosome 6, bCorMon1.pri, whole genome shotgun sequence:
- the GPR65 gene encoding psychosine receptor: MNNNTECHDDHTLDKYLFPFVYSIVMMISIPINCISLYASCIQVRKKNELAVYIFSLSLADLLYSLILPLWIDYAWHGDDWRLSALLCQIFAFLMYMNFYTSTAFLACISIDRYLALVHPLKFQYLRTRRFSLIVSIIVWLLESIFNSVILVKKEVFNDPCNFTNHTLCYDNYPLERWQANINLFRICSGYLVPLIIIIFCYHRIYQVVRYNQATVDEEKKKVRKLILNITVSFIVCFTPYHVLLLIRSIKEPSMSDPHLLLLMYKVYRITQALTSLNCIADPILYCFVSETARTEIVNLLRYCLCLRKREEDQVKEHALCSSATKSTALITYRTSSVTQTVKNS, translated from the coding sequence ATGAACAACAACACTGAGTGCCATGATGATCACACCCTGGATAAatatttgtttccctttgtgTACAGCATTGTGATGATGATCAGTATTCCCATCAACTGCATATCCCTCTATGCATCTTGCATTCAGGTGAGGAAAAAGAATGAGTTAGCAGTCTACATCTTTAGCCTGTCCCTGGCTGACCTTTTGTACTCTTTGATCCTGCCTCTGTGGATTGATTATGCCTGGCATGGAGATGACTGGAGGCTCTCTGCCTTGCTTTGTCAGATTTTTGCCTTCCTTATGTATATGAATTTCTACACCAGCACCGCATTCCTTGCTTGCATCTCTATTGACAGGTACCTGGCATTAGTTCACCCCTTGAAGTTCCAGTACTTGCGCACAAGAAGATTTTCATTGATTGTCAGCATAATTGTTTGGCTTCTGGAAAGCATCTTTAATTCAGTCATATTGGTGAAAAAAGAAGTATTCAATGATCCTTGCAATTTCACTAATCATACGTTATGCTATGATAATTACCCCCTGGAAAGGTGGCAGGCAAACATAAATTTATTCCGGATATGCTCAGGGTATTTGGTCCCTTTAATAATCATCATATTTTGCTACCACAGAATTTACCAAGTAGTGAGGTATAACCAAGCCACAGtagatgaagaaaagaaaaaagtgaggaaaCTTATTTTGAACATCACAGTTAGTTTCATTGTTTGCTTCACTCCTTATCATGTTTTATTGCTTATTCGCAGCATCAAAGAACCTTCCATGTCTGACCCACACCTTTTGTTGTTGATGTATAAGGTTTACAGAATCACACAGGCCTTAACAAGTTTGAATTGCATTGCGGATCCCATTCTGTACTGCTTTGTGAGTGAAACTGCACGAACAGAGATAGTGAATTTGCTCAGGTATTGCTTGTGCCTGCGAAAACGTGAGGAAGACCAAGTGAAAGAACATGCTCTATGTAGTTCTGCTACAAAAAGCACTGCACTGATCACCTACAGAACTTCCAGTGTAACACAGACTGTCAAAAATTCCTGA